In Morococcus cerebrosus, a single genomic region encodes these proteins:
- the edd gene encoding phosphogluconate dehydratase, with translation MNPTPIHPKLAEITERIIERSRPTREKYLAKIRSAKQMGRLERNQLGCSNLAHGYASMPKSIKIEMLQDTVPNLGIITAYNDMVSAHQPFKDFPDQIKDEAQKNGATAQVAGGTPAMCDGITQGYAGMELSLFSRDVIAMSTAIGLSHQMFDGSLFMGVCDKIVPGLMIGALSFGHIPGIFVPAGPMSSGIGNKEKARTRQLFAEGKVGRDALLESEMGSYHSPGTCTFYGTANSNQMMMEMMGVHLPAAAFVHPYTDLREALTRYAAGHLARGIKNGTIKPLGEMLTEKSFINALIGLMATGGSTNHTMHLVAMARAAGVILNWDDFDEISSIIPLLIRVYPNGKADVNHFTAAGGLPFVIRELLDAGLLHDDVDTVVGHGMRHYTKEPFLIDGKLEWREAPETSGNDDILRKADNPFSPDGGLRLMKGNIGRGVIKVSAVREGCRIIEAPAIVFNDQREVLAAFERGELERDFVCVVRYQGPRANGMPELHKLTPPLGILQDRGFKVALLTDGRMSGASGKVPASIHMTPEALMGGNIAKIRTGDLIRFDSVTGELNVLIDEAEWNAREVEHIDLSANQQGCGRELFANFRSMTSSAETGAMSFGGEFA, from the coding sequence ATGAATCCCACTCCTATCCACCCCAAGCTCGCCGAAATCACCGAGCGCATCATCGAGCGCAGCCGTCCGACCCGCGAAAAATATCTGGCGAAAATCCGCAGCGCCAAACAAATGGGACGGCTGGAACGCAACCAGCTCGGTTGCAGCAACTTGGCGCACGGCTACGCCTCCATGCCCAAAAGCATCAAAATCGAAATGCTTCAGGACACCGTTCCCAATTTAGGCATCATCACCGCCTACAACGACATGGTTTCCGCACACCAGCCGTTTAAAGACTTCCCCGACCAAATTAAAGACGAAGCACAGAAAAACGGCGCGACCGCCCAAGTCGCCGGCGGTACGCCCGCCATGTGCGACGGCATCACGCAAGGCTACGCCGGTATGGAATTGTCGCTGTTCTCCCGCGATGTGATTGCCATGAGTACCGCCATCGGTCTGTCGCACCAAATGTTCGACGGCAGCCTGTTTATGGGCGTGTGCGACAAAATCGTGCCGGGTTTGATGATAGGCGCGCTTTCGTTCGGTCATATTCCCGGCATCTTCGTTCCCGCAGGCCCGATGTCCAGCGGCATAGGCAATAAAGAAAAAGCCCGTACCCGCCAACTTTTCGCCGAAGGTAAAGTCGGTCGTGATGCCTTGCTCGAAAGCGAAATGGGTTCCTACCACAGCCCCGGCACCTGCACTTTCTACGGCACGGCAAACTCCAACCAAATGATGATGGAAATGATGGGCGTACACCTGCCCGCCGCCGCCTTCGTCCATCCTTATACCGACCTGCGCGAAGCCCTGACTCGCTACGCCGCCGGACACCTCGCGCGCGGCATCAAAAACGGCACCATCAAACCCTTGGGCGAAATGTTGACCGAAAAATCCTTCATCAACGCCCTGATCGGTTTGATGGCAACCGGCGGTTCGACCAACCACACCATGCACCTCGTCGCCATGGCGCGCGCCGCAGGCGTGATTTTGAACTGGGACGACTTCGACGAAATTTCCTCCATCATCCCGCTGCTTATCCGCGTGTACCCCAACGGCAAAGCCGACGTGAACCACTTTACCGCAGCAGGCGGCCTGCCTTTCGTTATCCGCGAATTACTGGACGCAGGTCTGTTGCACGACGATGTCGATACCGTCGTCGGACACGGTATGCGCCACTACACCAAAGAGCCTTTCCTCATCGACGGCAAACTCGAATGGCGCGAAGCCCCCGAAACCAGCGGCAACGACGACATCCTGCGCAAAGCCGACAACCCGTTCTCCCCGGACGGCGGCCTGCGCCTGATGAAAGGCAACATCGGACGCGGCGTGATTAAAGTGTCCGCCGTGCGCGAAGGCTGCCGCATCATCGAAGCGCCCGCCATTGTGTTCAACGACCAACGCGAAGTGTTGGCGGCATTCGAACGCGGCGAGTTGGAACGCGATTTTGTGTGTGTTGTCCGCTACCAAGGCCCGCGCGCCAACGGTATGCCCGAGTTGCACAAACTGACCCCGCCTTTGGGCATCCTGCAAGACCGTGGCTTCAAAGTAGCGCTACTGACCGATGGCCGTATGTCCGGCGCATCCGGCAAAGTTCCAGCTTCCATTCACATGACGCCCGAAGCCCTGATGGGCGGCAACATCGCCAAAATCCGTACCGGCGACCTGATCCGCTTCGACTCCGTTACCGGCGAACTCAACGTCCTGATTGACGAAGCCGAATGGAACGCCCGCGAAGTCGAACACATCGACTTGAGCGCGAACCAACAAGGCTGCGGCCGCGAACTCTTCGCCAACTTCCGCAGCATGACCAGCAGCGCAGAAACCGGTGCCATGAGCTTCGGCGGTGAATTTGCCTGA
- a CDS encoding 7-carboxy-7-deazaguanine synthase QueE, which translates to MKKISVAPENPQYRIVEIFESLQGEGWNTGMAAVFLRLGKCNLACGWCDTDYLTFGMMSLSDILGRLKTYTARNIIITGGEPTIQPHLDMLLDALKAEGYFLCIETNGLKPAPPQIDYVATSPKACYAAKYEKSCIETADEVRIVADGDVVAFCEKMERKIRARHYYLSPCEQNGVMNIYDTIRQIGILNSRPDAPVHWQLSVQTHKWAGIE; encoded by the coding sequence ATGAAAAAAATAAGCGTCGCCCCCGAAAATCCGCAATACCGCATCGTTGAAATTTTCGAGAGCCTGCAAGGCGAGGGCTGGAACACGGGCATGGCTGCCGTTTTCCTCCGCTTGGGCAAATGCAATTTAGCGTGCGGCTGGTGTGATACCGATTATTTGACATTCGGCATGATGAGCCTGTCCGACATCTTAGGTCGTCTGAAAACCTACACCGCCCGCAATATCATCATTACCGGCGGCGAGCCGACCATACAGCCGCATCTCGATATGCTGCTGGATGCGCTCAAGGCGGAAGGTTATTTCCTCTGCATCGAAACCAACGGACTCAAGCCCGCGCCGCCGCAAATCGACTACGTCGCCACCAGTCCCAAAGCCTGCTACGCCGCCAAATACGAAAAAAGCTGCATCGAAACAGCCGACGAAGTGCGCATCGTTGCCGACGGCGATGTCGTTGCGTTCTGCGAAAAAATGGAACGCAAAATCCGCGCGCGCCATTACTACCTTTCGCCCTGCGAACAAAACGGCGTGATGAACATCTACGACACCATCCGCCAAATCGGTATCTTAAACAGCCGCCCCGACGCGCCCGTGCATTGGCAGTTGAGCGTGCAGACACACAAATGGGCGGGGATAGAGTAG
- a CDS encoding TonB-dependent siderophore receptor — protein MPLSKFRPARLPVAVATALLSAYSLGAGDGVEQVDLPTVQVRGIGKQTTSNYTIPASSAATGIRLTQRETPQSLSVVTEKQMDDQGLDTLQDVLKQTPGVFHSKMGNNVSGHSEFISRSQAIDSISVDGAPKFLYDSKAIRRGTNNLDSALYEQVVVVRGASGLSNGGMGEPGGTVALERKKPTAKPAVSVEAGVGSWKHYRFVLDANHPLNADNTLRGRAILVSDHGGDYLPNTSRHNHTFYGILSYDLTPQTHWRFGTEIHRFRNTGSSPFSYLTVAGDPDNNQPFEPFAASPRSNSSAKWAYGKENSAEIFTSVNHEFENGWTLNGNYSHTYGKSDAVAGMAGPFVINPDYSAQFVAERDQAKYTDQDFSLSLDGDYPLWGRKHEFNAGISYQYNKETPSYYERNKDGIVPDLRLFDGNFTKPSIPYIRDGFAHMKNLSVYGSTRFKLTDRLALIGGGRFVDWQYRYSSDRNHFADSRHKNKVFIPYLGASYDLNDNLTAYTSYTTIFRPQVRNLDRNGKPLEPQRGKTYELGLKASWFEGRLNASAAAFINKRDHLSKEIYDRKNQRVYYESIDRTTTKGVELSVGGRLSDKWLINASYAYSKLKNDSGNLVNPSYPTHLFKLFTAYDVTDRLNLGANVNWQSGTNAYDEYQPFTVAGKEALTQRPYATLDLTAHYKIGKSTRIGLDFENVFNKRYRPMPDIHVYGTPRSLTATLKHTF, from the coding sequence ATGCCATTATCTAAATTTCGTCCGGCGCGTTTGCCGGTTGCCGTTGCTACGGCACTTTTGTCTGCCTATTCCTTGGGTGCAGGGGATGGGGTTGAGCAGGTTGATTTGCCTACTGTCCAAGTACGTGGCATCGGCAAACAGACAACCTCCAACTACACCATTCCGGCTTCCTCCGCTGCGACAGGCATCCGCCTGACCCAGCGCGAAACGCCGCAGTCTTTGTCCGTCGTTACCGAAAAACAAATGGACGACCAAGGTTTGGATACCTTGCAGGACGTGTTGAAACAAACACCGGGCGTGTTCCACAGCAAAATGGGCAACAACGTGTCCGGCCACAGCGAGTTTATTTCGCGCAGTCAGGCGATTGACAGCATTTCTGTGGACGGCGCGCCCAAGTTCCTTTACGACAGTAAAGCCATCCGCCGCGGCACCAACAATCTGGACAGCGCATTGTACGAACAAGTCGTCGTCGTGCGCGGCGCAAGCGGTTTGTCCAACGGCGGTATGGGCGAACCGGGCGGTACGGTTGCTTTGGAACGCAAAAAACCGACTGCCAAGCCAGCCGTCAGCGTGGAAGCCGGTGTCGGTTCTTGGAAACACTACCGCTTCGTCCTTGATGCCAATCATCCTCTGAATGCCGACAATACCTTGCGCGGCCGCGCCATTTTGGTCAGCGACCACGGCGGCGATTACCTGCCGAACACTTCGCGCCACAATCACACTTTCTACGGCATCCTGTCTTACGATCTCACGCCGCAAACCCACTGGCGTTTCGGTACGGAAATACACCGTTTCCGCAATACCGGCAGCTCTCCTTTCAGCTATCTGACCGTAGCGGGAGACCCTGACAACAATCAACCTTTCGAACCGTTTGCAGCCTCACCGCGCAGCAATTCCTCGGCAAAATGGGCTTACGGTAAAGAAAACAGTGCGGAAATCTTCACCTCTGTCAATCATGAGTTTGAAAACGGTTGGACTCTGAACGGCAACTACAGCCATACTTATGGAAAAAGTGACGCGGTTGCCGGCATGGCTGGTCCTTTTGTCATTAATCCCGACTATTCCGCTCAATTCGTTGCCGAGCGCGACCAAGCCAAGTACACCGACCAAGATTTTTCTCTGAGTTTGGACGGCGATTACCCGCTTTGGGGACGCAAACATGAATTCAATGCCGGCATCAGCTATCAGTACAATAAGGAAACTCCCTCATATTACGAGAGAAATAAAGATGGGATTGTCCCTGATTTACGCCTTTTTGACGGAAATTTCACAAAACCGTCCATACCCTACATTCGCGACGGCTTTGCCCATATGAAAAACCTCTCTGTTTACGGTTCGACCCGTTTCAAACTGACCGACAGGCTGGCATTGATAGGCGGCGGACGGTTTGTCGATTGGCAGTACCGCTACAGTTCCGATCGCAACCATTTTGCCGACAGCAGGCATAAAAACAAGGTATTTATTCCCTATTTGGGCGCAAGCTATGATTTAAACGACAATCTGACAGCCTACACCTCCTATACCACCATATTCCGCCCGCAAGTGCGCAATTTGGATCGAAACGGCAAACCGCTCGAACCGCAACGCGGTAAAACATATGAACTCGGCTTAAAAGCTTCATGGTTTGAAGGCCGTTTGAACGCTTCTGCGGCGGCGTTTATCAATAAACGCGACCATTTGTCTAAAGAAATTTATGATCGTAAAAATCAACGGGTTTACTATGAATCTATTGACCGCACGACGACCAAAGGTGTGGAATTGTCCGTCGGCGGACGCTTGAGCGACAAATGGCTGATCAATGCTTCTTATGCGTACTCCAAACTCAAAAACGATTCGGGCAATTTGGTCAACCCTTCTTATCCTACCCACCTTTTCAAACTCTTTACTGCGTATGACGTTACCGACCGCCTAAACTTGGGTGCAAACGTCAACTGGCAAAGCGGCACAAACGCCTATGATGAATACCAGCCTTTCACCGTTGCCGGTAAAGAAGCCTTAACCCAACGCCCATACGCTACGCTGGATTTGACCGCGCATTACAAAATCGGCAAATCCACCCGCATCGGTTTGGATTTTGAAAACGTGTTCAACAAACGCTACCGCCCCATGCCCGACATCCACGTTTACGGCACGCCGCGCAGCCTGACCGCTACGTTGAAACACACGTTCTAA
- a CDS encoding DUF1543 domain-containing protein: MTKLYMFYLGGNAGRSNIEVHDIQFAVCDDYREAIPTLKAAWFGDADKIHIDGWQIVEWVDGYDVDVSDIAEPQGSSENAPHLYFVNVGGYRAGQLAEAHAFGLFVAATPTEVKHKALQTLLTDHVQQHKDNLKDVDNLLLLDRIGNHTIRLTPNPNSKPAEMGFQGYLPI; encoded by the coding sequence ATGACCAAACTTTATATGTTCTATCTCGGCGGTAACGCAGGCCGCTCCAATATCGAAGTGCACGACATCCAATTTGCCGTGTGCGACGATTACCGCGAAGCCATCCCCACGCTCAAAGCTGCATGGTTCGGCGATGCGGACAAAATCCACATCGACGGCTGGCAGATTGTCGAATGGGTGGATGGTTACGATGTTGACGTATCCGATATCGCCGAGCCACAGGGGTCGTCTGAAAACGCCCCGCACCTGTATTTCGTCAATGTCGGCGGTTATCGCGCGGGACAGCTTGCCGAGGCGCACGCTTTCGGACTGTTCGTTGCCGCCACGCCCACCGAAGTCAAACACAAAGCCCTGCAAACCCTGTTGACCGACCATGTTCAACAGCATAAAGACAACCTGAAAGACGTGGACAACCTGCTCCTGCTCGACCGCATCGGCAATCATACCATCCGCCTGACCCCGAATCCGAACAGCAAGCCTGCCGAAATGGGCTTTCAGGGCTATTTACCGATTTAA
- a CDS encoding IS630 family transposase (programmed frameshift) gives MAYSADLRNKALNYYEQCKNISQTAATFNLSRNTLYLWIRLKKQTGSLKHQVTGLNAVKLDRQKLAQYVEQHQDAYLHEIAKHFDCTPAAVCYALKQMGMTRKKRPTTYKEQDPAKVTHYLTQLAEFSGYQRVYLDETGFDRYLFRPYARSPKGQIVKAQISGKRYRRLSLVSAQVGNRLIAPMVYQNTMTGVFFEAWFQQCLLPALTQKSVIILDNARFHRMGVLREMAGKWGHKVLPLAPYSPELNPIEKVWANIKRYLRTVLSDYARFDDALLSYFDFN, from the exons ATGGCATACTCTGCGGACTTAAGAAACAAAGCTTTAAACTATTACGAACAATGCAAAAACATCAGCCAAACCGCAGCAACGTTTAATTTGTCAAGAAACACGCTTTACCTGTGGATTCGCCTTAAAAAACAAACAGGCAGCCTAAAACATCAAGTTACCGGTCTAAATGCCGTAAAATTGGATAGGCAAAAACTGGCTCAATATGTTGAGCAGCACCAGGATGCCTATCTGCATGAAATCGCCAAACATTTTGATTGTACGCCAGCCGCCGTTTGCTATGCACTCAAACAGATGGGGATGACGCGCAAAAAAAGAC CCACCACTTACAAAGAACAAGACCCGGCCAAAGTAACGCATTATTTGACACAGCTGGCCGAATTTTCCGGCTACCAACGTGTTTATTTGGATGAAACAGGATTTGACCGCTACCTGTTCCGTCCCTATGCCCGCAGCCCGAAAGGGCAAATAGTGAAAGCGCAGATAAGTGGAAAAAGATACCGACGCTTATCTCTGGTGTCCGCACAAGTCGGCAACCGGCTGATTGCTCCGATGGTTTATCAAAATACGATGACCGGAGTCTTTTTTGAAGCGTGGTTTCAGCAATGCCTACTGCCTGCATTGACTCAAAAATCGGTGATTATTTTAGATAATGCGCGATTTCACCGTATGGGTGTTTTACGGGAAATGGCGGGAAAATGGGGACATAAGGTATTGCCTCTTGCACCTTATTCACCTGAGCTCAACCCGATTGAGAAGGTGTGGGCGAATATTAAGCGGTATCTGCGAACCGTATTGTCTGATTACGCCCGATTTGACGATGCGTTACTGTCCTATTTTGATTTTAATTGA
- the zwf gene encoding glucose-6-phosphate dehydrogenase produces the protein MSTQTNFDLVLFGATGDLAMRKLLPCLYQAHVAGLLNPQGRILGVSRSDLDTAGFLAKVETNSKIHVKQNFSDDAWASFVKRIEYLKVDVTQEADFAALGEKVKARKETDNVIIYLSTAPKFFAQACENLAKVGLNADNARVVLEKPLGTDLASSQQINTDVARYFKESQIYRIDHYLGKESLQNLLALRFANVMFEPLWNNKYIESVQLTIAEQLGVEERGEFYDITGALRDMVQNHLMQMLCMTAMEAPASLDADAVRDEKVKVIKSLKPLTIESVNENVVRGQYTAAKGMNGYLQEINVPQDSFTETYVAIKAEIENDRWKGVPFYLRTGKRMAGKVAEIVLNFRPLQNHIFENSQAAPNRLVIELQPTESVRLYTQMKAPGAGNKVEIVPLAADLEKVLEGRRAEAYERLLLDVINGKLALFNRRDELEAAWEYVMPILENWASNTTPPHGYDAHSWGPEAARELLARNGHKWHEDQ, from the coding sequence ATGAGTACACAAACAAATTTTGATTTGGTGTTGTTCGGCGCGACCGGCGATTTGGCAATGCGTAAGCTGCTGCCTTGTCTGTATCAGGCGCACGTTGCAGGGTTGCTCAATCCTCAGGGGCGTATTTTAGGTGTCAGCCGCAGCGATTTGGATACGGCGGGCTTTTTGGCAAAAGTGGAAACCAACTCCAAAATCCATGTCAAACAAAACTTTTCAGACGACGCTTGGGCATCGTTCGTCAAACGCATCGAATATCTGAAAGTCGACGTTACCCAAGAAGCCGATTTTGCCGCTTTGGGCGAAAAAGTCAAAGCCCGCAAAGAGACCGACAACGTCATCATCTATCTTTCCACCGCGCCGAAATTCTTCGCGCAAGCCTGCGAAAACCTTGCCAAAGTCGGACTGAACGCCGACAACGCGCGCGTCGTTTTGGAAAAACCGCTGGGTACCGACCTCGCCTCTTCCCAACAAATCAATACCGATGTCGCCCGCTACTTCAAAGAGAGCCAAATCTACCGCATCGACCACTACTTAGGCAAAGAAAGCCTGCAAAACCTGCTGGCGCTGCGTTTTGCCAACGTGATGTTCGAGCCGTTGTGGAACAACAAATACATCGAAAGCGTACAACTGACCATCGCCGAACAGCTCGGTGTGGAAGAACGTGGCGAGTTCTACGACATTACCGGCGCGCTGCGCGACATGGTGCAAAACCACCTGATGCAAATGCTGTGCATGACTGCGATGGAAGCGCCCGCCAGCTTGGATGCCGACGCGGTACGTGATGAAAAAGTCAAAGTCATCAAGTCGTTGAAACCGCTGACCATCGAATCTGTCAACGAAAACGTCGTGCGCGGACAATACACCGCCGCCAAAGGCATGAACGGCTATCTTCAAGAAATCAACGTTCCGCAAGACAGCTTCACCGAAACCTACGTCGCCATCAAAGCCGAAATCGAAAACGACCGTTGGAAAGGCGTTCCCTTCTATCTGCGCACCGGCAAACGTATGGCGGGCAAAGTGGCGGAAATCGTATTGAACTTCCGTCCGCTGCAAAACCATATTTTTGAAAACAGCCAAGCCGCGCCGAACCGTTTGGTTATCGAATTGCAACCGACCGAATCCGTTCGCCTCTATACGCAGATGAAAGCGCCGGGTGCAGGCAACAAAGTCGAAATCGTGCCGCTGGCAGCCGACTTGGAAAAAGTCCTCGAAGGCCGCCGCGCCGAAGCTTACGAACGCCTGCTGCTGGACGTCATCAACGGCAAGCTCGCCCTCTTCAACCGCCGCGACGAACTCGAAGCCGCTTGGGAATATGTGATGCCGATTCTGGAAAACTGGGCAAGCAACACCACCCCGCCGCACGGCTACGACGCGCATTCATGGGGCCCGGAAGCCGCCCGCGAACTGTTGGCGCGCAACGGACACAAGTGGCACGAAGACCAGTAA
- a CDS encoding DUF1304 domain-containing protein, protein MKLLPTILVLLVAAEHFYIAWLEMTQIPSEKAAEMFKLPYEFMEQQQVQTLFSNQGLYNGFLGIGLVWSRFAAPDNAVYGATILFLGFVLIAAAWGAFSSGNKGILVKQGLPAMLAAAAVLAV, encoded by the coding sequence ATGAAACTTCTTCCCACCATCCTAGTCCTCCTCGTCGCCGCCGAACATTTCTATATCGCCTGGCTTGAAATGACGCAGATTCCCAGCGAAAAAGCGGCGGAAATGTTCAAGCTGCCTTATGAATTTATGGAACAACAACAAGTGCAGACCCTGTTCAGCAACCAAGGGCTGTATAACGGCTTTCTCGGCATCGGGCTGGTGTGGTCTCGGTTTGCCGCGCCGGACAATGCCGTTTACGGCGCGACGATTCTGTTTCTCGGCTTCGTGTTGATTGCCGCCGCATGGGGCGCGTTCTCTTCCGGCAACAAAGGCATACTCGTCAAGCAAGGCCTGCCCGCGATGCTGGCGGCAGCAGCGGTGTTGGCGGTATGA
- a CDS encoding bifunctional 4-hydroxy-2-oxoglutarate aldolase/2-dehydro-3-deoxy-phosphogluconate aldolase: MSKLTPREILSAGAVVPVMAIDDLSTAVDLSHALVEGGIPTLEITLRTPVGLDAIRLIAKEVPNAIVGAGTVTNPEQLKAVEDAGAVFAISPGLHESLAKASHNSGIPLIPGVATPGEVQLALEHGIDTLKLFPAEVVGGKAMLKALYGPYADVRFCPTGGISLATAPDYLALPNVLCVGGSWLTPKEAVKNKDWDAITRLAKEAAALKPKA; the protein is encoded by the coding sequence ATGTCCAAACTGACCCCCCGCGAAATCCTGAGCGCCGGCGCAGTCGTGCCCGTCATGGCGATTGACGACTTGAGTACCGCCGTCGATTTGTCCCACGCCCTTGTCGAAGGCGGCATCCCCACCCTCGAAATCACCCTGCGCACTCCCGTCGGCCTCGACGCCATCCGCCTGATTGCCAAAGAAGTGCCCAACGCCATCGTCGGCGCAGGTACGGTTACCAACCCTGAACAGCTCAAAGCCGTCGAAGACGCAGGCGCGGTTTTCGCCATCAGCCCGGGTTTGCACGAATCCCTCGCCAAAGCCAGCCACAACAGCGGCATCCCCCTGATTCCGGGCGTTGCTACTCCGGGCGAAGTCCAACTGGCTTTGGAACACGGCATCGATACCCTCAAACTCTTCCCCGCTGAAGTCGTCGGCGGCAAAGCCATGCTCAAAGCACTCTACGGTCCTTATGCCGACGTGCGTTTCTGTCCGACCGGCGGCATCAGCCTCGCCACCGCCCCCGATTACTTGGCGCTGCCCAACGTCTTGTGCGTCGGCGGCTCATGGCTGACCCCGAAAGAAGCCGTGAAAAACAAAGACTGGGACGCCATCACCCGCCTCGCCAAAGAAGCAGCGGCATTGAAACCCAAAGCCTGA
- a CDS encoding IS30 family transposase encodes MSYTQLTQDERYHIQYLSRHCTIAEIAKQLNRHKSTISREIKRHCIQGQQYSAEKAQKQSRLTKQHRRKPYKLDSQLVQHIDTLIRRKLSPEQVCAYLHKHHGITLHHSTIYRYLRQDKSNGGTLWQHLRICSKPYRKRYGSTWTRGKVPDRVGIENRPAIVDRKTRIGDWEADTIVGKNQKSALLTLVERVTRYTIICKLKNLKAEDTARAAIRVLKAYKARVHTITMDNGKEFYQHTKIAKALKAKTYFCRPYHSWEKGLNENTNGLIRQYFPKQTDFRNISDREIRRVQDELNHRPRKTLGYETPSVLFLNLFQPLVP; translated from the coding sequence ATGAGCTACACACAACTGACCCAAGACGAACGATACCATATCCAATACCTGTCCCGCCACTGCACCATCGCCGAAATCGCCAAACAGCTCAACCGCCACAAAAGCACCATCAGCCGCGAAATCAAGCGGCACTGCATCCAAGGACAGCAATACAGCGCCGAAAAAGCACAGAAGCAAAGCCGGCTGACCAAACAGCACCGGCGAAAACCCTATAAGCTCGATTCGCAGCTGGTTCAACACATCGACACCCTTATCCGCCGCAAACTCAGTCCCGAACAAGTATGTGCCTACCTGCATAAACACCACGGGATCACACTCCATCACAGCACCATTTACCGCTACCTTCGCCAAGACAAAAGCAACGGCGGCACTTTGTGGCAACACCTCAGAATATGCAGCAAACCCTACCGCAAACGCTACGGCAGCACATGGACCAGAGGCAAAGTGCCCGACCGCGTCGGCATAGAGAACCGACCTGCTATCGTCGACCGGAAAACCCGCATCGGCGATTGGGAGGCCGACACCATCGTCGGCAAAAATCAGAAAAGCGCGTTATTGACCTTGGTCGAACGCGTTACCCGCTACACCATCATCTGCAAATTAAAGAACTTAAAAGCCGAAGACACTGCCCGGGCGGCCATTAGGGTATTAAAGGCATATAAAGCCAGAGTCCACACCATCACCATGGATAACGGCAAAGAGTTCTACCAACACACCAAAATAGCCAAAGCCTTGAAGGCGAAAACCTATTTTTGCCGCCCTTACCATTCTTGGGAGAAAGGGCTGAATGAGAACACCAATGGACTCATCCGGCAATATTTCCCCAAACAAACCGATTTCCGAAACATCAGCGATCGGGAGATACGCAGGGTTCAAGATGAGTTGAACCACCGGCCGAGAAAAACACTTGGCTACGAAACGCCAAGTGTTTTATTCTTAAATCTGTTCCAACCACTGGTACCCTAG
- the queD gene encoding 6-carboxytetrahydropterin synthase QueD yields MKITKIFTFDSSHMLDGHDGKCQNLHGHTYKLEITVSDDPIRGGAKDGMVMDFTDLKAAVKKHITDPFDHAFIYNGGNERECQIAALLEGWNMKTLCLPCRTTAENMAVEMYDRLQNAGLKVCSVKLWETPTSCAEYEGE; encoded by the coding sequence ATGAAAATTACCAAGATATTTACCTTCGACTCCTCGCACATGCTCGACGGGCATGACGGCAAATGCCAAAATTTGCACGGGCATACCTACAAACTCGAAATCACCGTTTCAGACGACCCCATACGGGGTGGCGCGAAAGACGGCATGGTGATGGATTTCACCGACCTCAAAGCCGCCGTCAAAAAACACATCACCGACCCCTTCGACCACGCGTTTATCTACAACGGCGGCAACGAGCGCGAATGTCAAATCGCCGCGCTCTTGGAAGGCTGGAATATGAAAACCCTGTGCCTGCCCTGCCGCACCACTGCCGAAAATATGGCGGTCGAAATGTATGACCGTTTGCAAAACGCGGGGCTGAAAGTGTGCAGCGTGAAATTGTGGGAAACGCCGACATCGTGTGCGGAGTATGAAGGGGAGTAG